In Streptomyces longhuiensis, the following proteins share a genomic window:
- the ctaD gene encoding cytochrome c oxidase subunit I codes for MSILNEPQGAAAADDSYENELPVRRKQPGNVVVKWLTTTDHKTIGTLYLVTSFAFFCIGGLMALFMRAELARPGNQIMSNEQFNQAFTMHGTIMLLMFATPLFAGFANWIMPLQIGAPDVAFPRLNMFAYWLYLFGSLIAVGGFLTPQGAADFGWFAYSPLSDAVRSPGIGADMWIMGLAFSGFGTILGSVNFITTIICMRAPGMTMFRMPIFVWNVLLTGVLVLLAFPVLAAALFALEADRKFGAHVFDASNGGALLWQHLFWFFGHPEVYIIALPFFGIISEVIPVFSRKPMFGYSGLIGATIAIAGLSVTVWAHHMYVTGGVLLPFFSFMTFLIAVPTGVKFFNWIGTMWKGSLSFETPMLWTIGFLITFVFGGLTGVILAAPPLDFHVSDSYFVVAHFHYVVFGTVVFAMFAGFHFWWPKFTGKMLDERLGKITFWTLFIGFHGTFLVQHWLGVEGMPRRYADYLAADGFTALNTISTISSFLLGLSILPFFYNVWKTAKYGKKVEVDDPWGYGRSLEWATSCPPPRHNFLTLPRIRSESPAFDLHHPEIAAMDQLQNGGHGGNALSGGKEAGK; via the coding sequence GTGAGCATCCTCAACGAACCCCAGGGTGCCGCCGCAGCTGACGACTCGTACGAGAACGAGCTGCCGGTCAGGCGCAAGCAGCCGGGGAATGTCGTCGTCAAGTGGCTGACCACCACTGACCACAAGACGATCGGCACGCTCTACCTGGTCACGTCGTTCGCGTTCTTCTGCATCGGCGGACTCATGGCGCTCTTCATGCGCGCCGAACTCGCTCGTCCCGGCAACCAGATCATGTCGAACGAGCAGTTCAACCAGGCGTTCACGATGCACGGCACGATCATGCTGCTGATGTTCGCGACGCCGCTGTTCGCCGGATTCGCGAACTGGATCATGCCGCTGCAGATCGGCGCGCCCGACGTGGCGTTCCCGCGGCTGAACATGTTCGCGTACTGGCTCTACCTCTTCGGCTCGCTCATCGCGGTCGGCGGCTTCCTCACCCCGCAGGGTGCGGCCGACTTCGGCTGGTTCGCCTACAGCCCGCTCTCGGACGCCGTCCGCTCGCCGGGCATCGGCGCCGACATGTGGATCATGGGTCTGGCCTTCTCCGGCTTCGGCACGATCCTCGGCTCGGTCAACTTCATCACCACGATCATCTGCATGCGCGCACCCGGCATGACGATGTTCCGTATGCCGATCTTCGTGTGGAACGTGCTACTGACCGGTGTACTGGTCCTGCTGGCCTTCCCGGTCCTGGCCGCCGCGCTGTTCGCCCTGGAGGCGGACCGCAAGTTCGGTGCTCATGTGTTCGACGCCAGTAATGGCGGCGCCTTGCTATGGCAACACCTCTTCTGGTTCTTCGGCCATCCAGAGGTGTACATCATCGCGTTGCCATTCTTCGGAATCATTTCCGAAGTGATCCCGGTGTTCTCGAGAAAGCCGATGTTCGGTTACTCGGGTCTGATCGGCGCGACCATCGCGATCGCGGGTCTCTCCGTGACCGTGTGGGCGCACCACATGTACGTCACCGGTGGCGTGCTGTTGCCGTTCTTCTCCTTCATGACGTTCCTCATCGCCGTACCGACAGGCGTGAAGTTCTTCAACTGGATCGGCACGATGTGGAAGGGATCGCTGTCCTTCGAGACACCGATGCTCTGGACGATCGGCTTCCTGATCACCTTCGTCTTCGGTGGTCTGACCGGCGTCATCCTGGCGGCCCCGCCGCTGGACTTCCACGTCTCGGACTCGTACTTCGTCGTCGCGCACTTCCACTACGTCGTCTTCGGCACCGTGGTCTTCGCGATGTTCGCCGGATTCCACTTCTGGTGGCCGAAGTTCACGGGCAAGATGCTCGACGAGCGGCTCGGCAAGATCACGTTCTGGACGCTGTTCATCGGCTTCCACGGCACGTTCCTGGTGCAGCACTGGCTGGGCGTCGAGGGCATGCCGCGTCGTTACGCGGACTACCTCGCGGCCGACGGCTTCACCGCGCTGAACACGATCTCGACGATCTCCTCGTTCCTGCTCGGTCTGTCGATCCTGCCGTTCTTCTACAACGTGTGGAAGACCGCCAAGTACGGCAAGAAGGTCGAGGTCGACGACCCGTGGGGCTACGGCCGTTCGCTCGAATGGGCGACGTCCTGCCCGCCGCCGCGGCACAACTTCCTCACCCTGCCGCGCATTCGCAGTGAATCGCCGGCGTTCGACCTGCACCACCCGGAGATCGCCGCGATGGACCAGCTCCAGAACGGCGGCCACGGGGGCAACGCTCTCTCCGGTGGCAAGGAGGCCGGCAAGTGA
- a CDS encoding L,D-transpeptidase: MNNSPRIRTVMGCTLLVTALGASVTACGGSSHPLTAKPYDAASEISFSGESGSKKADPNKPIEITSEGDEARITDVTATDSIGRYVAGELSADGSRWHSTAPLAADAHYTVHVSTEDEDGEPGRKVLTFDTGHAGKNKALKVTFGPDAGKYGVGQPVTAALSAPVKDKAARAVVERALKVDSEPAVAGSWTWVDDKTLHYRPEEYWPAGATVEAHSTLNGIKVGDRLWGGDSKPLRLTIGDRIEAVTDAASHQMTVYRNGRVINTIPVTTGKPGFETRNGVKVVLGKEALVRMRSTSIGIAEGSSESYDMDVYYATRVTWSGEYVHAAPWSAGSQGYANVSHGCTGMSTSNAEWFFNTVRTGDIVKVVNSNGAQMDPFGNGFGDWNLSWKNWEKGSAIQAAATDGGRSGVQAARLSPEV, from the coding sequence ATGAACAACTCACCGAGAATTCGCACGGTAATGGGCTGCACTCTGCTGGTGACCGCACTCGGTGCGAGCGTCACGGCCTGCGGCGGCTCCAGTCACCCGCTCACCGCCAAGCCGTACGACGCAGCGAGCGAGATCAGCTTCAGCGGGGAGTCCGGGAGCAAGAAGGCCGACCCGAACAAGCCCATAGAAATCACCTCGGAGGGCGACGAGGCACGCATCACCGATGTCACCGCCACCGATTCCATAGGCCGCTATGTCGCGGGCGAACTGTCCGCCGACGGAAGCAGGTGGCACAGCACCGCCCCGCTCGCCGCTGACGCCCACTACACGGTGCACGTGAGCACCGAGGACGAGGACGGCGAGCCGGGCCGCAAGGTCCTCACCTTCGACACGGGCCACGCGGGCAAGAACAAGGCCCTGAAGGTCACCTTCGGCCCCGATGCCGGGAAGTACGGCGTCGGACAGCCCGTCACCGCCGCACTCAGCGCCCCCGTCAAGGACAAGGCCGCACGGGCCGTCGTCGAGAGGGCCCTGAAGGTCGACTCGGAGCCCGCAGTGGCGGGCTCCTGGACCTGGGTGGACGACAAGACGCTGCACTACCGCCCCGAGGAGTACTGGCCCGCAGGCGCCACCGTGGAGGCGCACAGCACCCTCAACGGCATCAAGGTCGGCGACCGCCTCTGGGGCGGCGACTCCAAGCCCCTCCGCCTCACCATAGGTGACCGAATAGAGGCCGTGACCGACGCCGCCTCGCACCAGATGACGGTCTACCGCAACGGCCGCGTGATCAACACGATCCCCGTCACCACCGGCAAGCCCGGCTTCGAGACCCGCAACGGCGTCAAGGTCGTACTCGGCAAGGAAGCCCTCGTACGGATGCGCAGCACCAGCATCGGCATCGCCGAGGGCTCGTCGGAGTCGTACGACATGGACGTGTACTACGCGACCCGGGTGACCTGGAGCGGCGAATACGTGCACGCCGCCCCCTGGTCCGCGGGCTCCCAGGGATACGCCAACGTCAGCCACGGCTGCACCGGCATGAGCACCAGCAACGCCGAGTGGTTCTTCAACACCGTCCGCACCGGCGACATCGTGAAGGTCGTCAACAGCAACGGCGCCCAAATGGACCCGTTCGGGAACGGCTTCGGCGACTGGAACCTCAGCTGGAAGAACTGGGAGAAGGGCAGCGCCATACAGGCGGCCGCGACGGACGGCGGCCGCAGCGGCGTCCAGGCGGCCCGACTGAGCCCCGAGGTGTGA
- a CDS encoding cytochrome c oxidase subunit 4, producing the protein MKVQGKMFIWLSVFVLAMAIVYGVWSKEPAGTTALFLAFGLCIMVGYYLAFTARRLDTGAQDNKEADVADDAGDVGFFSPHSWQPLALAIGGALGFMGVIFGWWLMYFSAPIILIGLWGWVFEYYRGENRTQ; encoded by the coding sequence GTGAAGGTCCAAGGCAAGATGTTCATCTGGCTGAGCGTCTTCGTGCTCGCCATGGCGATCGTCTACGGCGTGTGGTCGAAGGAGCCCGCCGGAACCACGGCGCTCTTCCTGGCCTTCGGCCTGTGCATCATGGTCGGCTACTACCTGGCCTTCACGGCCCGGCGGCTCGACACCGGTGCGCAGGACAACAAGGAGGCCGATGTCGCGGACGACGCCGGTGACGTGGGCTTCTTCAGCCCGCACAGCTGGCAGCCGCTTGCCCTGGCCATCGGTGGTGCCCTCGGTTTCATGGGCGTCATCTTCGGCTGGTGGCTGATGTACTTCTCGGCCCCGATCATCCTGATCGGCCTGTGGGGCTGGGTCTTCGAGTACTACCGCGGCGAGAACCGGACCCAGTAG